From Penaeus monodon isolate SGIC_2016 chromosome 6, NSTDA_Pmon_1, whole genome shotgun sequence, the proteins below share one genomic window:
- the LOC119574235 gene encoding zinc finger protein 830-like: MSVSRGKPDDIKKLMQEQIKTKAITKQVDSPYAKYNSRGQLMCIVCGTVVKSAIIWQAHVNKRSHLENLTRLKQKQQQLNSQQSSSNHKNNVPQKRAASPPPQASNKKQATSAAAKPKGILKKISTYSSSSDSEGEETKPAEHPVKQIKTEDGETKATGNGLPEGFFDEDQPPARPKEEESMFNEEQPKPKEPPKPNTSEVLPEGFFDDPVADAKARKVEYKDKEAEEWMSFMREVSAAEQVSRTIIEEDKEEAALATQIEQANEQIAYLEKVVQLDQKKTSQLLERGNNKRDSDGEEDSSDEEFVPVIWRTKNSLI, encoded by the exons ATGAGTGTCAGTCGAGGAAAACCTGATGATATTAAGAAGCTGATGCAGGAGCAGATAAAGACGAAGGCGATAACGAAGCAGGTGGATTCTCCGTATGCCAA ATACAATAGTCGAGGTCAGCTGATGTGCATTGTATGTGGAACTGTAGTGAAAAGTGCTATCATCTGGCAGGCACATGTCAATAAGCGTTCACATCTTGAGAATTTGACAAGactgaaacaaaaacaacaacag TTGAACAGCCAGCAGTCTAGCAGCAATCACAAGAACAATGTTCCACAAAAAAGGGCTGCGTCTCCTCCACCTCAGGCTTCCAATAAAAAGCAGGCAACTTCTGCAGCTGCCAAGCCAAAAG GGATCTTGAAAAAAATCAGCACGTACTCATCATCATCTGATAGTGAAGGGGAGGAAACTAAACCTGCTGAGCATCCAGTCAAGCAGATTAAAACTGAAGATGGTGAGACGAAAGCTACAGGAAATG GTTTACCAGAAGGATTCTTTGATGAGGATCAGCCTCCTGCAAGACCAAAAGAAGAGGAATCCATGTTTAATGAAGAACAGCCCAAACCTAAGGAGCCTCCAAAACCAAACACAAGTGAAGTTCTACCTGAAGGATTCTTTGATGATCCTGTTGCAGATGCTAAG GCACGCAAAGTTGAATATAAGGATAAGGAGGCTGAGGAGTGGATGTCTTTCATGAGAGAAGTGTCAGCTGCTGAGCAAGTAAGCCGAACAATTAttgaggaagacaaagaagaggcaGCACTAGCAACACAAATTGAGCAGGCCAATGAGCAGATTGCTTATCTAGAAAA GGTTGTACAACTGGATCAGAAGAAGACCAGTCAATTACTGGAAAGAGGGAACAACAAGAGAGATTCAGATGGTGAAGAAGATTCCAGTGATGAAGAATTTGTGCCTGTAATATGGAGAACCAAAAATTCTCTCATTTAG
- the LOC119573746 gene encoding uncharacterized protein LOC119573746 encodes MSQKCVLLHSPRVPLPAQHVWEDRHAVRSSVHDGFAHFYEPRDPVPSGSPEDGLPPVPHPRLRRRLHEEGVVRLRKGLGLHLQADVTETRPGKGSGRGQGR; translated from the exons ATGTCTCAGAAGTGTGTCTTGCTTCACAGTCCGAGGGTGCCTCTCCCCGCGCAGCATGTCTGGGAAGATCGTCATGCAGTTCGTTCTTCTGTGCATGATGGTTTCGCTCATTTCTATG AACCGCGGGACCCAGTTCCCTCCGGCTCTCCCGAGGACGGGCTACCACCAGTTCCACATCCTCGGCTGCGTCGGCGTCTGCATGAGGAAGGGGTCGTTCGGCTGCGAAAGGGACTGGGGCTGCATCTTCAGGCAGACGTGACGGAGACGCGGCCAGGGAAGGGTAGCGGCCGCGGTCAGGGGAGGTGA